The following coding sequences lie in one Isoptericola variabilis 225 genomic window:
- a CDS encoding Fpg/Nei family DNA glycosylase, whose amino-acid sequence MPEGHTVHRLARTFDELFAGQVLRVSSPQGRFADGAALLDGHVLVAAEAWGKQLFLGFAPVSESRWALAHQASDTTAERWLRVHLGLYGAWTFAGDGSAAVVHAIGAPRKRVGERETALSPELSGPDRGIPRPGPDNSREEAGQEWGPPAPRGAVRVRLRGAHAVADLTGPTACEVVTPDEKAAVEARLGPDPIRPDGGHASLEEARAAFVARVRRSRVAVGQQLMDQAVVAGVGNIYRAEVLFRAGVDPLRPGRDVPAAVLGQVWDDLVALMRDGAATGAIVTTRPEHRDASVPDGGPGAGAPGVTRRRTRQNTDGTPGAVPHDEAFYVYHRDGLPCRVCGSPVLTKELAGRNLFWCGTCQA is encoded by the coding sequence CACCGTCCACCGCCTCGCGCGGACCTTCGACGAGCTCTTCGCCGGGCAGGTGCTGCGCGTGAGCAGCCCGCAGGGCCGGTTCGCCGACGGCGCCGCGCTGCTCGACGGGCACGTGCTCGTCGCCGCCGAGGCGTGGGGCAAGCAGCTGTTCCTCGGCTTCGCCCCCGTGTCCGAAAGCCGGTGGGCCCTGGCCCACCAGGCTTCTGACACGACGGCGGAGCGGTGGCTGCGCGTGCACCTGGGGCTCTACGGGGCGTGGACGTTCGCGGGCGACGGGAGCGCCGCCGTCGTGCACGCGATCGGCGCGCCGCGCAAGCGCGTCGGCGAGCGCGAGACCGCGCTCTCTCCCGAGCTGTCAGGCCCAGACCGGGGTATACCGCGGCCTGGGCCTGACAACTCCCGGGAGGAGGCGGGCCAGGAGTGGGGGCCGCCGGCTCCGCGCGGGGCGGTGCGTGTGCGGCTCCGCGGCGCGCACGCCGTCGCCGACCTCACCGGCCCGACCGCGTGCGAGGTCGTCACGCCCGACGAGAAGGCCGCCGTCGAGGCCCGGCTCGGCCCGGACCCGATCCGCCCGGACGGTGGCCACGCGTCTCTCGAGGAGGCACGCGCGGCGTTCGTCGCGCGCGTGCGGCGCTCGCGCGTGGCCGTCGGGCAGCAGCTCATGGACCAGGCGGTGGTGGCGGGCGTCGGCAACATCTACCGCGCCGAGGTGCTGTTCCGCGCCGGCGTCGACCCGCTGCGGCCGGGCCGCGACGTGCCGGCCGCGGTCCTCGGGCAGGTGTGGGACGACCTCGTGGCGCTCATGCGCGACGGCGCCGCCACCGGCGCGATCGTCACCACGCGGCCCGAGCACCGGGACGCGTCCGTGCCCGACGGCGGCCCGGGCGCGGGTGCACCGGGCGTGACCCGGCGCCGCACCCGGCAGAACACGGACGGCACGCCGGGCGCCGTGCCGCACGACGAGGCGTTCTACGTCTACCACCGCGACGGGCTGCCGTGCCGCGTGTGCGGCTCGCCGGTGCTCACCAAGGAGCTCGCGGGCCGCAACCTGTTCTGGTGCGGGACCTGCCAGGCCTGA
- a CDS encoding ANTAR domain-containing protein — protein sequence MLEAAQSRGAIERAKGVLCAVHDVGEDDAFTLLRRASMRSNVPVRVLAGRLVDFARHEARAGRPLAPDVVETFLSRSETPGDGVPVR from the coding sequence ATCCTCGAGGCCGCCCAGAGCCGCGGCGCGATCGAGCGCGCGAAGGGCGTGCTGTGCGCGGTGCACGACGTCGGTGAGGACGACGCGTTCACCCTCCTGCGTCGCGCGTCGATGCGCTCCAACGTGCCGGTGCGCGTGCTCGCCGGGCGCCTCGTCGACTTCGCGCGGCACGAGGCCCGCGCCGGGCGCCCCCTCGCGCCCGACGTCGTCGAGACCTTCCTCTCCCGCTCCGAAACGCCCGGCGACGGCGTCCCGGTCCGCTGA
- a CDS encoding PAS domain-containing protein translates to MDQVHARTFHAPPSPSPSPSPARPVPGQQPPRARADALARETPTGRFRVDLASGTWWWSDETFRIHGFEPGEVVPTRGLVLTHKHPEDRTRAQAAIAHAERSETPFSCLHRIFDADGEEHLVVVVGRGHRARQAGSRPSRATSGT, encoded by the coding sequence ATGGACCAGGTGCACGCGCGCACGTTCCACGCGCCCCCGTCGCCGTCCCCGTCCCCGTCCCCGGCGCGGCCGGTGCCCGGGCAGCAACCGCCGCGCGCCCGGGCCGACGCGCTCGCACGCGAGACGCCGACCGGGCGCTTCCGCGTCGACCTCGCCTCCGGCACGTGGTGGTGGTCGGACGAGACCTTCCGCATCCACGGGTTCGAGCCCGGCGAGGTGGTGCCGACCCGCGGGCTCGTCCTCACGCACAAGCACCCCGAGGACCGGACCCGCGCCCAGGCGGCGATCGCGCACGCCGAGCGCTCCGAGACGCCCTTCTCGTGCCTGCACCGGATCTTCGACGCCGACGGCGAGGAACACCTCGTGGTCGTGGTCGGCCGCGGGCACCGGGCACGACAGGCCGGATCGCGACCATCACGGGCTACGTCAGGGACCTGA
- a CDS encoding MGMT family protein — MPRSDDDRPGAATPGEEYLDEVLAVVERVPSGRATTYGIVADAVAEVLGRGGPRQVGQVMARAGSGVPWWRVVNAAGSPPARHLDRALAELRAEGCPLTRDGRRVDLRRAVWFPDE, encoded by the coding sequence ATGCCACGCTCCGACGACGACCGTCCCGGCGCCGCCACGCCCGGCGAGGAGTACCTCGACGAGGTGCTCGCCGTCGTCGAGCGCGTCCCGTCGGGGCGGGCGACGACGTACGGGATCGTCGCCGACGCGGTCGCCGAGGTGCTGGGCCGCGGCGGTCCGCGTCAGGTGGGCCAGGTGATGGCCCGCGCCGGCTCCGGCGTCCCGTGGTGGCGCGTCGTCAACGCGGCGGGCAGCCCGCCGGCGCGGCACCTCGACCGGGCGCTCGCCGAGCTCCGCGCGGAGGGCTGCCCGCTCACGCGGGACGGCCGCCGCGTCGACCTGCGGCGGGCCGTGTGGTTCCCCGACGAGTGA
- a CDS encoding LLM class F420-dependent oxidoreductase, giving the protein MRIGLQTGYWSRRPPKGIVPALVAAERLGLDSVWTAEAYGSDAFTPLAWWGSRTRRLRLGTGIAQMAARTPSATAMQAITLDHLSGGRFVLGLGASGPQVVEGWYGQPYRRPLARTREYVDVVRQVIARERPVTIDGEFFTLPLPAGAPGATGLGKALRPTVHPRRAEIPIVLAAQGPRNVALAAEIADGWMAGFYAPRMDPHFRELLAEGFAARAAERSPAAAFEVLATVPVVVRDDVEQAADVVRPYVALYAGGMGAKDANFHKASLDRLGYAEVLDRVQELYLAGRKEDAARAVPLELVEEVALVGPAEKVARDLERWEATAVTTLLLQGDPASVLTVLAAAQEPTLAGRARAAAGSLLGRVAPRTV; this is encoded by the coding sequence ATGCGCATCGGCCTGCAGACCGGCTACTGGTCCCGCCGCCCCCCGAAGGGCATCGTGCCCGCCCTCGTCGCGGCCGAGCGGCTCGGGCTCGACTCGGTCTGGACCGCCGAGGCGTACGGCTCGGACGCGTTTACGCCGCTCGCGTGGTGGGGCTCGCGGACGCGCCGGCTCCGCCTCGGCACGGGCATCGCGCAGATGGCGGCGCGCACCCCGTCGGCCACCGCGATGCAGGCGATCACGCTCGACCACCTGTCCGGTGGGCGGTTCGTGCTCGGGCTGGGCGCGTCCGGCCCGCAGGTGGTCGAGGGCTGGTACGGCCAGCCGTACCGCCGTCCGCTCGCGCGCACCCGCGAGTACGTCGACGTCGTGCGCCAGGTGATCGCCCGCGAGCGCCCCGTGACGATCGACGGCGAGTTCTTCACGCTGCCCCTCCCGGCCGGCGCGCCGGGCGCGACGGGGCTGGGCAAGGCCCTGCGGCCCACGGTCCACCCGCGCCGTGCCGAGATCCCGATCGTCCTGGCGGCGCAGGGCCCGCGGAACGTCGCGCTCGCCGCGGAAATCGCCGACGGCTGGATGGCGGGCTTCTACGCCCCGCGGATGGACCCGCACTTCCGCGAGCTGCTGGCCGAGGGCTTCGCGGCGCGCGCGGCGGAGCGCTCGCCCGCGGCGGCGTTCGAGGTGCTGGCGACGGTGCCGGTCGTGGTCCGCGACGACGTCGAGCAGGCGGCCGACGTCGTGCGCCCGTACGTGGCGCTGTACGCGGGCGGCATGGGGGCCAAGGACGCGAACTTCCACAAGGCGTCGCTCGACCGGCTCGGGTACGCCGAGGTGCTGGACCGCGTGCAGGAGCTCTACCTGGCGGGGCGCAAGGAGGACGCGGCGCGAGCGGTGCCGCTCGAGCTCGTCGAGGAGGTGGCGCTCGTCGGCCCCGCGGAGAAGGTCGCCCGCGACCTCGAGCGCTGGGAGGCGACCGCGGTGACGACCCTGCTGCTGCAGGGTGACCCGGCGTCGGTCCTCACGGTGCTCGCGGCGGCGCAGGAGCCGACGCTCGCCGGACGGGCGCGGGCCGCCGCCGGCTCGCTGCTCGGCCGGGTGGCCCCGCGCACCGTGTGA
- a CDS encoding MmcQ/YjbR family DNA-binding protein, with product MATYDDVARLASALPEVEDGSRYRGHCTWAVRGKVFAWERPFSKADLRRFGDAQPPAGPILALAVEDLDEKEAVLAARPGSFFTIEHFDGYAAVLVRLDAVGDDELAEALEDAWLAKAPADLAETFRGR from the coding sequence ATGGCCACGTACGACGACGTCGCCCGCCTCGCCTCGGCGCTGCCCGAGGTCGAGGACGGCTCCCGGTACCGCGGCCACTGCACGTGGGCGGTCCGGGGGAAGGTCTTCGCCTGGGAGCGGCCGTTCTCGAAGGCGGACCTGCGCCGCTTCGGCGACGCGCAGCCGCCGGCCGGGCCGATCCTGGCGCTCGCCGTGGAGGACCTCGACGAGAAGGAGGCCGTGCTCGCGGCCCGGCCCGGGTCGTTCTTCACGATCGAGCACTTCGACGGGTACGCCGCGGTGCTCGTGCGGCTGGACGCCGTGGGCGACGACGAGCTCGCCGAGGCGCTCGAGGACGCCTGGCTCGCCAAGGCTCCCGCGGATCTCGCCGAGACGTTCCGCGGGCGGTAG
- a CDS encoding CPBP family intramembrane glutamic endopeptidase has translation MSAEETAAWPPAALPASTTPTGWAGPVAFVALAIALAWIVAIPVRLTGGLESPWFLPLSILMMLTPGAAALVVARFVDGEPRVWTRLGVVTPGSSWRRVLAWCAIALGVCLAAVVLALPVGAVLGVYPADFVGLSAFRAALDAQLEAAGAPPVEIPVAALLAGQLVTVVVGSVVNTLPALGEELGWRGYLVPRLLRLGTVPAILTSGVVWGVWHAPLLVLGYNYPLAPPGVAIAAMCGMTTVMGAVLAWVRLRSGSVWPAAVGHGTINAAAGLSLVLAQEGATVDTAQATILGWSGWILPAAFVVVLLVRGAFAAPSPSALRGAH, from the coding sequence GTGAGCGCCGAGGAGACCGCGGCGTGGCCACCCGCGGCGCTGCCGGCCTCGACGACGCCCACGGGGTGGGCCGGACCCGTCGCCTTCGTGGCGCTGGCGATCGCGCTGGCGTGGATCGTCGCGATCCCGGTGCGGCTCACCGGGGGCCTCGAGAGCCCGTGGTTCCTCCCGCTGTCGATCCTCATGATGCTGACCCCGGGCGCGGCCGCGCTCGTGGTCGCACGATTCGTCGACGGCGAGCCGCGGGTGTGGACCCGGCTCGGGGTCGTCACGCCCGGGTCGTCGTGGCGGCGGGTCCTGGCCTGGTGCGCGATCGCGCTCGGCGTCTGCCTGGCCGCGGTGGTCCTCGCCCTCCCGGTCGGTGCGGTGCTCGGCGTCTACCCCGCCGACTTCGTCGGTCTCTCGGCGTTCCGGGCCGCCCTCGACGCGCAGCTCGAGGCGGCCGGGGCGCCGCCGGTCGAGATCCCGGTCGCCGCGCTGCTCGCCGGGCAGCTCGTCACCGTGGTCGTCGGCTCGGTGGTCAACACCCTGCCCGCGCTCGGCGAGGAGCTCGGCTGGCGCGGCTACCTCGTCCCGCGGCTGCTCCGGCTCGGTACCGTGCCGGCGATCCTCACCTCCGGCGTCGTCTGGGGCGTGTGGCACGCTCCCCTGCTCGTGCTCGGCTACAACTACCCGCTCGCCCCGCCCGGCGTCGCGATCGCCGCCATGTGCGGGATGACGACCGTCATGGGAGCGGTCCTCGCCTGGGTGCGGTTGCGGTCCGGGTCCGTGTGGCCCGCCGCCGTCGGCCACGGGACGATCAACGCGGCCGCCGGCCTCTCGCTCGTGCTCGCCCAGGAGGGTGCCACGGTCGACACCGCCCAGGCCACGATCCTCGGGTGGTCCGGGTGGATCCTGCCCGCGGCGTTCGTCGTCGTCCTCCTGGTGCGCGGCGCGTTCGCAGCCCCTTCCCCGAGCGCCCTGCGAGGCGCGCACTGA
- a CDS encoding DUF1648 domain-containing protein, producing MTVPSVPSTEAWRPRARKVVVLASLVALGTVLLAAAIVWTWRHELPDPVASHWSAAGEPDGFMSLEAFALSSVLLVAGCVALFGAIGWSWGTSASTRRTVGAATVWSGAFGATLLLAGTASQRGLDDATQATSPGGALALALVLPLVPAVLAALVVPGDPREPATTPVADDAARVPLAEGERAVWIRRADGVPGLAVGALAIALTAVLAVVLQLWAMLVVPALLAVVLAAMFAFTVRVDASGLTVRSALGWPSTRVPADEIVRADVTRVRPLRDFGGWGWRVGQGGRTGVVLRAGEALEVERTGGRVLVVTVDDAATAAGLLNTVAERTR from the coding sequence ATGACTGTCCCGTCCGTCCCGTCCACCGAGGCCTGGCGGCCTCGGGCCCGGAAGGTGGTCGTGCTCGCGTCGCTCGTGGCGCTCGGCACGGTGCTGCTCGCGGCCGCGATCGTGTGGACCTGGCGCCACGAGCTGCCGGACCCGGTCGCCTCGCACTGGAGCGCCGCCGGCGAGCCGGACGGCTTCATGTCGCTCGAGGCGTTCGCCCTGTCGAGCGTGCTGCTCGTCGCCGGGTGCGTGGCCCTGTTCGGCGCGATCGGCTGGTCGTGGGGCACGTCCGCCTCGACCCGGCGGACCGTCGGGGCGGCGACGGTGTGGAGCGGGGCGTTCGGCGCCACGCTGCTGCTCGCCGGGACGGCCTCGCAGCGCGGGCTCGACGACGCGACGCAGGCGACCTCGCCCGGCGGGGCGCTCGCGCTCGCGCTGGTCCTCCCGCTCGTGCCCGCGGTCCTGGCGGCGCTCGTCGTGCCGGGCGACCCGCGAGAGCCGGCCACGACCCCGGTCGCCGACGACGCCGCGCGGGTGCCGCTCGCCGAGGGCGAGCGCGCGGTGTGGATCCGGCGTGCCGACGGAGTGCCGGGCCTGGCCGTCGGGGCGCTCGCCATCGCCCTGACCGCGGTGCTCGCCGTCGTCCTGCAGCTCTGGGCGATGCTCGTCGTCCCGGCGCTCCTCGCGGTCGTCCTGGCGGCGATGTTCGCCTTCACGGTGCGCGTGGACGCGAGCGGGCTGACGGTCCGCTCGGCGCTCGGGTGGCCAAGCACCCGCGTGCCGGCCGACGAGATCGTGCGCGCGGACGTCACGCGCGTCCGCCCGCTGCGCGACTTCGGCGGCTGGGGCTGGCGCGTGGGGCAGGGCGGACGGACGGGGGTCGTGCTGCGCGCCGGCGAGGCGCTCGAGGTCGAGCGCACGGGCGGTCGCGTGCTCGTCGTCACGGTCGACGACGCCGCGACGGCCGCGGGCCTGCTCAACACCGTCGCGGAGCGCACCCGGTGA
- a CDS encoding GntR family transcriptional regulator — protein MLWRIDPASDEPLYAQLVAQAHLAAARGELAPGDRLPAARELAESLELNVHTVLKAYQQLRDEGLIELRRGRGAVVTAAAARDLSPVEAALAAFVTAAREARLSPEATTTLVKEAMKR, from the coding sequence ATGCTCTGGAGGATCGACCCCGCGAGCGACGAGCCGCTCTACGCGCAGCTCGTCGCGCAGGCGCACCTGGCCGCCGCGCGCGGCGAGCTCGCGCCCGGGGACCGCCTGCCCGCGGCACGCGAGCTGGCGGAGTCCCTCGAGCTCAACGTGCACACGGTGCTCAAGGCGTACCAGCAGCTGCGGGACGAGGGCCTGATCGAGCTCCGCCGCGGGCGCGGAGCGGTCGTCACGGCCGCCGCGGCACGCGACCTGTCCCCGGTCGAGGCGGCGCTCGCGGCGTTCGTGACCGCGGCACGCGAGGCGCGCCTCTCCCCCGAGGCGACCACGACGCTCGTCAAGGAGGCGATGAAGCGATGA
- the epsC gene encoding serine O-acetyltransferase EpsC: MPQGHRPGLRHLLDILLEDLDAAHAHDPAARTRLEVGLGYPGVHAVWVHRLTHRMWHNPLLRLPARLISQLARFLTGIEIHPGAQIGRRLFIDHGMGVVIGATTVIGDDCVLFHGSTLGGRSMSPGKRHPTLGDRVMIGAGAKVLGPVWVGDDAQVGANAVVTKDVPAGCVAVGVPAKVREPGTRPTARPRVEDASELIEYVI, from the coding sequence ATGCCGCAGGGCCACCGGCCCGGACTGCGTCACCTCCTCGACATCCTCCTCGAGGACCTCGACGCGGCCCACGCGCACGACCCTGCCGCGCGCACGCGGCTCGAGGTCGGCCTCGGGTATCCCGGCGTGCACGCGGTGTGGGTGCACCGGCTCACGCACCGCATGTGGCACAACCCGCTGCTGCGGCTGCCCGCCCGGCTCATCTCCCAGCTCGCCCGGTTCCTCACCGGCATCGAGATCCACCCGGGCGCGCAGATCGGCCGGCGGCTGTTCATCGACCACGGCATGGGCGTGGTCATCGGCGCGACGACGGTCATCGGCGACGACTGCGTGCTCTTCCACGGGTCCACGCTCGGCGGCCGTTCCATGAGCCCCGGCAAGCGGCACCCGACGCTCGGCGACCGCGTCATGATCGGCGCCGGCGCCAAGGTGCTCGGCCCGGTCTGGGTCGGCGACGACGCGCAGGTGGGTGCGAACGCCGTCGTGACCAAGGACGTGCCCGCCGGCTGCGTGGCGGTCGGCGTGCCCGCCAAGGTCCGCGAGCCCGGCACGAGGCCGACGGCGCGGCCGCGCGTCGAGGACGCGTCGGAGCTCATCGAGTACGTGATCTGA
- the cysK gene encoding cysteine synthase A, translated as MAQIYADATQLIGRTPLVKLNRLVDGAAATVAAKLEFYNPANSVKDRIGVSIIDAAEASGELQPGGTIVEGTSGNTGIALAWVGAARGYNVVLAMPETMSKERRALLRAYGAELVLTPGSEGMKGAVAAAERIAAERPGAILARQFANEANPKIHRETTAEEIWADTDGEVDIIVSGIGTGGTITGIGQALKERKPGLQLVAVEPEESPILNGGAPGPHKIQGIGANFVPEILDTSIYDEVIDINAETAVEFARRAAKEEGLLVGISSGAALAAAVQVAQRPENAGKTVVVIVPDFGERYLSTILYSDLMD; from the coding sequence ATGGCCCAGATCTACGCCGACGCGACCCAGCTCATCGGCCGCACCCCGCTCGTCAAGCTCAACCGCCTCGTCGACGGCGCGGCCGCCACCGTGGCCGCCAAGCTCGAGTTCTACAACCCCGCCAACTCGGTGAAGGACCGGATCGGCGTGTCGATCATCGATGCCGCCGAGGCGTCCGGCGAGCTCCAGCCCGGCGGCACGATCGTCGAGGGCACCTCCGGCAACACGGGCATCGCCCTCGCCTGGGTCGGCGCGGCGCGCGGCTACAACGTCGTCCTCGCGATGCCGGAGACCATGTCCAAGGAGCGCCGGGCGCTGCTGCGCGCGTACGGCGCCGAGCTGGTGCTCACGCCGGGCTCGGAGGGCATGAAGGGCGCGGTCGCCGCGGCGGAGCGGATCGCCGCCGAGCGCCCCGGCGCGATCCTCGCCCGCCAGTTCGCCAACGAGGCGAACCCGAAGATCCACCGCGAGACGACGGCCGAGGAGATCTGGGCCGACACCGACGGCGAGGTCGACATCATCGTCTCGGGCATCGGCACGGGCGGCACCATCACGGGCATCGGCCAGGCGCTCAAGGAGCGCAAGCCGGGCCTCCAGCTCGTCGCGGTCGAGCCCGAGGAGTCGCCGATCCTCAACGGCGGCGCCCCCGGCCCGCACAAGATCCAGGGCATCGGCGCCAACTTCGTGCCCGAGATCCTCGACACCTCGATCTACGACGAGGTCATCGACATCAACGCCGAGACCGCCGTCGAGTTCGCGCGCCGCGCCGCCAAGGAGGAGGGCCTGCTCGTGGGCATCTCGTCCGGCGCGGCTCTCGCGGCTGCCGTCCAGGTCGCGCAGCGCCCGGAGAACGCCGGCAAGACCGTCGTCGTGATCGTCCCCGACTTCGGCGAGCGCTACCTGTCCACCATCCTCTACTCGGACCTCATGGACTGA
- a CDS encoding alpha/beta fold hydrolase, with amino-acid sequence MEGLEDDRARAPVRVGGQGRGQHAVEHRAGRGLRPEVVEDPGQAPPRVHRHRAVGGLQEGVLGAEVVLHQPDGDPGLRGDRVERVTRAPGPQGGDCAPVVLLPGLGGAGPTWHGLAAVLAAERPVVCPDTLGVAGLSHQTAPYSSDADLAVCRVVR; translated from the coding sequence GTGGAAGGCCTGGAGGACGATCGCGCCCGCGCGCCGGTCCGGGTCGGTGGGCAGGGTCGCGGCCAGCACGCCGTGGAGCACCGCGCGGGGCGAGGCCTCCGGCCCGAGGTCGTCGAGGACCCCGGTCAGGCACCTCCCCGCGTCCACCGCCACCGCGCGGTGGGTGGCCTGCAGGAAGGCGTGCTTGGTGCCGAAGTAGTACTGCACCAGCCGGACGGAGATCCCGGCCTCCGTGGCGACCGTGTGGAACGCGTCACCCGCGCACCCGGCCCGCAGGGCGGGGACTGTGCCCCGGTCGTGCTGCTGCCCGGACTCGGCGGCGCCGGACCCACCTGGCACGGCCTCGCCGCCGTCCTCGCCGCCGAGCGCCCCGTCGTGTGTCCGGACACGCTCGGTGTCGCCGGCCTGTCGCACCAGACCGCGCCGTACTCCTCGGACGCCGACCTGGCCGTGTGCCGTGTGGTTCGGTGA
- a CDS encoding alpha/beta fold hydrolase produces MWFGDVLDALGLDRVHLYGESQGAWHAALVALGAPERVASLSLVEPNGFITRTPIGALLTFVCLSVNPTPKGWARMSAWLTPGVTVPARERALAAAALKFRPSLGYARVLPDDELGRLGRVPLLAVFGSASVLIDVPTTTARLRALVPAARIEVVDGGGHGVRAQKADQVESVLTEFLAVHDLA; encoded by the coding sequence GTGTGGTTCGGTGACGTCCTGGACGCGCTCGGTCTCGACCGGGTCCACCTGTACGGCGAGTCCCAGGGGGCCTGGCACGCCGCGCTCGTCGCCCTCGGGGCGCCCGAGCGGGTCGCGAGCCTGAGCCTCGTCGAGCCGAACGGGTTCATCACCAGGACGCCGATCGGCGCCCTGCTGACGTTCGTGTGCCTCTCCGTGAACCCGACGCCGAAGGGCTGGGCGCGGATGAGCGCCTGGCTCACCCCCGGCGTGACCGTGCCTGCGCGGGAGCGGGCCCTGGCGGCCGCCGCGCTGAAGTTCAGGCCCTCCCTGGGGTACGCACGCGTCCTGCCCGACGACGAGCTGGGCCGCCTCGGCCGGGTCCCGCTGCTGGCGGTCTTCGGGTCGGCGTCGGTGCTGATCGACGTCCCGACGACGACCGCCAGGCTCCGCGCCCTCGTCCCGGCCGCTCGCATCGAGGTGGTCGACGGTGGCGGGCACGGCGTGCGTGCCCAGAAGGCCGACCAGGTCGAGTCCGTCCTGACGGAGTTCCTCGCCGTCCACGACTTGGCGTGA
- a CDS encoding CocE/NonD family hydrolase translates to MKARRAAALAAAATLFTTTAAVGTATAAPTVPATGTAFFATATSTAPHVATDTYGVTHELNPRVPEGSVWTQHYFPSSDGSGVELHADVLLPEDLEPGQQVPVILSVGPYFSHIGQTGNDRFAQTGPSQRFLDLIEGADLFDEGYAFVMVDLRGYGGSTGCHDWAGPGEQADVLAAIEWSAAQPWSDGNVGMYGKSYDGVTGLIGNNLDHPALKAVVAQEPVWDMYQYIYSNGVPRPNVTGTANAYNSIASLPAMADDDERYKANAAWVRENPECLAEHAAGYRIADQSSEHWTSRDLAAMADGTDTPLFVTQGFIEPNTKPEEMQEYLENHEGPQRGWLGQFDHVRGNDVTAGRLAMGREGWFDEVMSFYDEYLKGTTPTVDYPAYVVQDNSGSYRAQDDWPVVERAVPLPLGGGSYVDDGGASARAAAGATAPLEAPVPSSFDMENAPTTEPVAPRGHAKGVTRATEAGQVVSSYFVWSQPVRDAVRITGTPNVSLTTRGAGNVMVKLYDVAPDGTAVMFDEQVSLLPASGRLSFDLKSTDWTLRPGHVLAVEIGSIQTGSWRDTPSNETITVTGAQLRLALDDPSDDVATHGTSTPYLETYLARNTLPMEAGPASFALAPGGKV, encoded by the coding sequence TTGAAGGCACGTCGCGCGGCCGCACTGGCCGCCGCAGCAACACTGTTCACGACGACGGCGGCGGTGGGGACCGCCACCGCAGCCCCGACCGTCCCGGCGACCGGCACGGCGTTCTTCGCGACGGCCACGAGCACGGCGCCTCACGTCGCGACCGACACCTACGGCGTCACGCACGAGCTCAACCCCCGGGTCCCCGAGGGATCGGTGTGGACCCAGCACTACTTCCCGTCCTCGGACGGGTCGGGCGTCGAGCTCCACGCCGACGTCCTGCTCCCGGAGGACCTCGAGCCCGGGCAGCAGGTCCCGGTGATCCTGTCGGTCGGCCCGTACTTCTCCCACATCGGCCAGACGGGCAACGACCGGTTCGCCCAGACGGGCCCGTCCCAGCGCTTCCTCGACCTGATCGAGGGCGCCGACCTCTTCGACGAGGGGTACGCCTTCGTCATGGTCGACCTGCGCGGCTACGGCGGCTCGACCGGCTGCCACGACTGGGCGGGCCCCGGCGAGCAGGCCGACGTCCTCGCCGCGATCGAGTGGTCGGCGGCCCAGCCGTGGTCGGACGGCAACGTCGGCATGTACGGCAAGTCGTACGACGGCGTCACCGGTCTCATCGGGAACAACCTCGACCACCCGGCGCTCAAGGCGGTCGTGGCGCAGGAGCCCGTGTGGGACATGTACCAGTACATCTACTCCAACGGCGTGCCGCGGCCGAACGTCACCGGCACGGCGAACGCGTACAACTCGATCGCGAGCCTGCCTGCCATGGCCGACGACGACGAGCGGTACAAGGCCAACGCGGCGTGGGTGCGCGAGAACCCCGAGTGCCTGGCTGAGCACGCCGCCGGCTACCGCATCGCCGACCAGTCCTCCGAGCACTGGACGTCGCGCGACCTCGCCGCGATGGCCGACGGGACGGACACGCCCCTGTTCGTCACGCAGGGCTTCATCGAGCCCAACACCAAGCCCGAGGAGATGCAGGAGTACCTCGAGAACCACGAGGGACCGCAGCGCGGCTGGCTCGGCCAGTTCGACCACGTGCGCGGCAACGACGTCACCGCGGGCCGGCTCGCCATGGGCCGCGAGGGCTGGTTCGACGAGGTCATGAGCTTCTACGACGAGTACCTCAAGGGCACGACCCCGACGGTCGACTACCCCGCGTACGTCGTGCAGGACAACAGCGGCTCGTACCGCGCGCAGGACGACTGGCCGGTCGTCGAGCGCGCCGTGCCCCTGCCCCTCGGCGGCGGGTCGTACGTCGACGACGGCGGCGCGTCGGCCCGGGCGGCCGCCGGCGCGACGGCCCCGCTCGAGGCGCCGGTCCCGTCGAGCTTCGACATGGAGAACGCCCCGACGACCGAGCCCGTCGCGCCCCGCGGCCACGCCAAGGGCGTGACCCGCGCGACCGAGGCGGGCCAGGTCGTCTCGAGCTACTTCGTCTGGTCGCAGCCCGTCCGGGACGCGGTCCGCATCACGGGGACGCCGAACGTCTCGCTCACGACCCGTGGGGCGGGCAACGTCATGGTCAAGCTCTACGACGTCGCGCCCGACGGCACGGCGGTCATGTTCGACGAGCAGGTCTCGCTGCTGCCGGCGTCCGGTCGGCTCTCGTTCGACCTCAAGTCGACCGACTGGACCCTGCGTCCAGGCCACGTGCTCGCGGTCGAGATCGGCTCGATCCAGACCGGCTCCTGGCGGGACACGCCGTCGAACGAGACGATCACGGTCACCGGCGCCCAGCTCCGGCTGGCCCTCGACGACCCGTCCGACGACGTCGCCACGCACGGCACCAGCACGCCGTACCTGGAGACCTACCTGGCGCGCAACACCCTGCCGATGGAGGCCGGGCCGGCCAGCTTCGCCCTGGCGCCGGGAGGCAAGGTCTGA